The Diaminobutyricimonas aerilata nucleotide sequence ACCGACGTGGTCGAGGCGGCACGCACGGAGGGCGCCGGCGAGCTGTTCGCCTTCCATCGGGTGGCCCTGCCGATGATGGCGCCCGGCCTCGTGACGATCTTCCTGTTCCAGTTCGTCGCGATCTGGAACAACTTCATGCTCCCGTACATCATGCTCGGCGACGACAACCTGTTCCCGCTCACCGTCGGGCTGCACGGACTGCTCAACCAGGGCGCGACGGTGCCGGCGCTGTACACGCTCGTCATCACCGGGGCGCTCCTGTCGATCCTGCCGCTCATCGCCGTGTTCCTGCTGCTGCAGCGGTACTGGCGGGTCGACCTCGCGGCGGGAGCCGTGAAGGCGTGACCCGGCCGTAGGATTCGGGTCGTGAACAGCGCTCGGCCGCGACGGCCCACCATCCGCGACGTCGCCGAGGCCGCCGGGGTCTCGCGCGGCACGGTGTCGCGGGTGCTCCAGGGCGGTCACTGGGTGAGTCCGGAGGCCTCGCGCGCCGTCAACGCGGCGATCAAGAAGACCGGATACCGGGTCAACCCGCACGCGCGCAGTCTCGCGACCAAGCGCACCAACTCGGTCGGCTTCCTGCTCACGGAACGGCTCGAGCTGCTGTTCGAGGACCCGAACTTCGCGGAGCTCATGGGCGGCGTGGCCCGCGCGCTGGCCGAGATCGACGTCTCGCTCGTCGTGCTCATGGCCGGCACCGCCGCCGAGCAGCGCCGCGCGAGCGACTACATCCAGCAGGGGCACGTCGACGGGGTGCTGCTCGTCTCGTGGCACAACTCCGGCATGGACCTCGTCGGTCAGCTGCACACGGCGGGGGTGCCGCTCATCTCGTGCGGTGTGCCCCTCGGCTATGAGCGGAAGATCGGCTGGGTCGCCGCCGATGACCGCGAGGGTGGGCGGATCGCCACCGCGCATCTGGTCGCCCTGGGCCGTCGCCGGATCGCGACGATCACCGGCCCGCAGGACACCGCGGGCGCCCGGCAGCGGCTCGAGGGGTACCGGGAGGAACTCGGCGACACCGTCGACGAGGCGCTCATCGAGCGCGGGGACTACTCGGAGGCGAGCGGCGCGCGGGCGATGCGGGCCCTGCTCGACCGCGCCCCCGATCTCGACGCCGTCTTCGCCGCCAATGACCGGATGGCCGCCGGCGCTCTCACCGAGCTGCGCGCGGCCGGACGCCGGGTGCCGGAGCACGTCGCCGTCGTCGGCTTCGACGACGCCCCGGTCGCGCGGCGCACCGACCCCGAGCTCACGACGCTGCGCCAGCCGTTCGACCGGATCACCTCGGAGATGGTGCGCCTGCTCATGCAGGTGATCGACGGGGCTCCGCCGGCCACGATCACCCTGCCGACCGAACTCGTGGTGCGCGGATCCGCGTGACCGGGCCGGACGAATGAGCGCCGACGAACGAACGCCGCCGAACGTTGGCTGGCGATGCGGCGCGGTGATTCCTAGCGTGGGAGCGTGAAGAGACTCCTGCCGTCCGCCGCCCTCGTCCTCGCGCTCGCCGGGTGCGCCGCATCGCCCGGCGGCGCGGACGACTCGACCGAGCCCGGTGCCGTCGCGCCGTCGGGAGCGGCGGCGATCGACCTCGTCGGCATGTGGCAGGTCGCCGGCGTCGACGCGGCGACCTGGCTGCGCATCGACGAGACGGAGTTCCTGCTCGGCGCCGAGTGCGGCGTGATCGCGGGATCCTGGCGCGCCGCGCACGGCCTGCTGGTGCTCGGGAACTGGGGGTCGTTCGGCGAGGGCTGCGGCACGGAGCCGGTCGGATGGCTCGAGCGCGTCGCCGGCTTCGACTCGCGCGACGACGGCACGCGGGTGCTCACGGACGCGGCCGGAGCTGAGGTGGCGACCCTCACCCCGTCCGAGGCGCCGGAGCCGCCCGCCGACATCGACCCTTCGCTCGTCGCCGTGCCGCAGGTGACGGATGCGATGCGTGAGGCGCTCGCCGCGCCGGCGCCGCTCGCGGAGGACCGGACACCCGGACCCGGCGCTCCCGCGAGATGGGTCGCCGCGGACACCGCCGGCGCCGCCTTCGTCGAGTTCGCGGACGACGGCTCGTGGACGGGGTCCGACGGATGCAACGGCAACGGCGGCCGGTGGGTCGCGGACGACACGGGCACCCTGCTCGCGACCTCCGGTCCGTCGACGCTCATGGCGTGCGACGGGGCTCCCGTGCCGACGTGGATGGCGACGGCGACGACCGCGTGGCTCGACGGCGACGACCTCGTGCTGCTCGATCGACACGGTGACGAACTCGGCCGGCTGACGCGGGCCTGAGAGGCACGGCGGACGTGCGCGGGGGCGTGCCGCGCGGCGTTTAGGCTGCCGGGATGACCGAAAACCGTCCCGTCCGCATCGGCGTGCAGGTGCAGCCGCAGCACGCCGAGTACCCCGCCATCCGCGACACCGTCCGCACGCTCGAGGACCTCGGCGTCGACATCCTCTTCAACTGGGATCACTTCTTCCCGCTCAGCGGGGACCCGGAGGGTCTGCACTACGAGTCGTGGACCATGCTCGCCGCGTGGGCCGAGCAGACCGAGCGTGTCGAGTTCGGTGCGCTCGTGAACTGCAACAGCTACCGCAACGCCGACCTGCAGGCCGACATGGCCCGCACCATCGACCACATCTCGGGCGGACGGTTCATCTTCGGCACCGGCTCCGGCTGGTTCGAGCGCGACTACGACGAGTACGGCTACGAGTTCGGAACCCCGGGCACGCGCCTGAACGCCCTCGCCGACGCGATGCCCCGCATCGAGGAGCGCTGGGCGAAGCTCAACCCGGCGCCGCTGCGCGACATCCCTGTGCTCATCGGGGGCGCGGGCGAGAAGAAGACCCTGCGCATCGTCGCCCAGCACGCCGACATCTGGCACAGCTTCGGCGACCCGGAGACGCTCCAGCGCAAGACCGAGGTGCTGCGCGGGCACGCCGACGCCGTCGGCCGCGACCTGGCCGAGATCGAGTTCTCGAACGAGCTCGGCGGCCGCGACGAGCAGACCGCCGATCGGTTGCACGAACTCGGCGTCACCCTCTTCACGATCGGAATCTCGGGCCCGGACTACCCGCTCGACGACGTCAAGCGCTGGCTCGCGTGGCGCGACGCCAAGAACGCCTGACCCGCATCCCGCGGACGAGCGCTCCGGATCCTGCGGGTCCGGGGCGCTCCGTCGTTCCCGCCCCTAGAAGGCGCCGTCGCGGAGCTCCGCGACGAGCGCGTCGACGACCGGCACGAGTTCGCCGTCGTGACGGGCCGCGGTGCTGAGCTGCCGCTGGTAGCCCGAACCCGCATCCAGGATCGCCTCGATGTCGCGCAGTTCCGCATCGCAGCCGAGACGCCGGGCGATGGGCTCCACCTCGTCGACGAGCGCGAGGACGTCATCGACGAGCGGACGCTCCGTGCCGTCCGGGTCGACGATGGCCTCGCAGTCCAGGCCGTACCGCGCCGCCCGCCACTTGTTCTCCCGTGAGAACCACGGGGGCAGCACGACCGGCTCCTCGCCCGCGTCGAGCTTCTCGCCGAGACGCTCGACGGTGCACTGGATGAGCGCCGCGAGGGCCGCCACCTCCCGCGCGCTCGACGGCGCGTCGCAGATGCGCACCTCGACCGTGCCCCACTTCGGCGAGGGGCGCACGTCCCAGCGCAGCTCGCTGGGCTCGGCGATGATGCCCACCTTCGTGACGTCCTCGACGTACTGCTCGAAGTTCGCCCACGCGCCCAGGTGCGGGGGGAGCCCCGCCGTCGAGGCCTGCTGGAAGATCATCGCCCGGTTGGAGGCGTACCCGGTGTCCTCGCCGATGAAGAACGGGCTCGAGGCGCTCAGCGCCTGCAGGTGCGGGAAGTAGCGGATGAGGCCGTTGGTGATGTGCACCGCGCGCTCCGCGTCCTCCACGCCGACGTGCACGTGCAGCCCCCAGATGAGCAGGTGATCGGCCCACCACCGCATCCGGTCGGCGAGGATGCGGTACCGCTCGCTGCCGGGGGTGACCTGCTGGTCCTGCATCCGCGCGAACGGATGCGTGCCGGCGCTGATGAGGTCGACGCCGAGCGGATCCGCGGCCGCGCGCGCCGCGGCGAGCAGCTCGTGCAGGTCACCCATGGCGTCACCCACCCGGTGATGCGCGCCGCTCACGATCTCGACGGTGTTGGTGAGGAATTCGCTCGTGGCCTGCGGATAGGTGCCGGGGTCGCCGGCGATGCGGTCGAGGATGGCCGGTCCGGCCGGGGCGAGGGCCCGGGTGCCGCGGTCCACGCACGCGAGTTCCCACTCGATGCCGATGGTCGACCGTTCCGACGCCGCGAACTCGAGCCGCATGCGAACCTCCTCCGTCGACGGGTGCCGTGCTCGACATCCTGGCAGAGCCGGCTCTTCGTCGACCGAACGCCACTCCTCGGCCGGGAACTGCCAGCGTCAGCGGGAACGGCTCGCGCTGTCGGTGGCCGTGGCTAGCGTGGGGGAATGGCCGAACCCTCTTCACGACCCGGACTCTCGCCGGCGGTGCTCGTCGCGATCGTCGTCACCGTGCTGTCGTGGGCGAGTTCCTTCGTCGTGATCCGCGGCGTGGGGGAGCACTTCGGTGGCGGATCGCTCGCGCTCGGCCGTCTCGTCGTCGGAGCGGTACTGCTCGGCGTGGTCGTGCTGATCGGCCGGCGCTGGGTGGCGCCCACGGTGCGCGAGTGGCTGCTCATCGCCGGCTTCGGGGCGTTCTGGTTCGCGGTCTACAACTTCGCGCTCAACACGGCGGAGCAGACGATCGACGCCGGCACCACGTCGATGATCGTGAACATCGGGCCCATCCTCATCGCGGTCGGCGCCGGGGTCATCCTGCGCGAGGGCTTCCCGCGCTGGCTCGGCATCGGGGCCGCGATCGCCTTCGTCGGGGTCGTGCTCATCGGCATCGCCACGAGCAGCGGCTTCGGCGACGGGATCGGACTGATCTGGGCGCTCGTCGCCGCGGTGACCTACGCCGCGGGCGTCCTGCTGCAGAAGCCGGCCATCGCGCGTCTCCCCGCGGCCCAGGTGACCTTCCTGGGCGCCGCGATCGGCGCGGTGCTGTGCCTTCCGTTCTCCGGTGAGCTCGTGGCCGATCTCGCCGATGCTCCCCCCGGTGCGGTGTGGGGCATGGTGTACCTCGGTGTGGTGCCGACGGCGCTCGCCTTCAGCACGTGGGCGTACGCGCTCGGCCGCATGCCGGCCGGTCAGCTCGGTGTCACGACCTACATCGTCCCGCCGCTCGTGATCGTGATGGGACTGCTGTTCTTCGGCGAGATCCCCGCGCTGCTGGCCATCGTGGGCGGTGTCGTCTGCCTCGTCGGGGTGTCCGTGAGCCGTCGCCGGAGCGTCCCGCGGGAGCGCGACGACGTGGCGGTTCCCGCACGGGCCGAAAATCTGCCAGAATAGTCCGTCGGGTCCAGGCCGTTCGACCCTCTATCCAACGGCCCACGACCACCCCAGAGCTTTCCTGCCGAGTGTGCCCCCACGCTCACGGCGTGCAGTTCGCCCCACCTACACACCCCACAGGAGAAACGTGGCTGTCAAGATCCGTCTCAAGCGTCTCGGAAAGATCCGCGCGCCCTACTACCGTGTCGTCGTCGCCGACTCGCGCACCAAGCGCGATGGTCGAGTGATCGAGGAGATCGGCAAGTACCACCCCACCGAGGACCCCTCGATCATCGAGATCGACTCCGAGCGTGCCCAGTACTGGCTCAGTGTCGGCGCGCAGCCGACCGAGCAGGTCACCGCGCTGCTCAAGCTCACGGGCGACTGGGGCACCTTCAAGGGCGAGAAGGGCGCGAAGAACACGGTCCGCGTGGCCGAGGGCAAGACCGCCTTCGTCGCCGACGAGAAGAAGACCCCCGTGCTCAAGCCGAAGTCGGCTCCGGCCGACGCCGAGGCGTCCGCCGCGACCGGTGACGACGTCGCCGCCGCCGAGGCCACGGCCGACGCCGAGGTCGACACCGAGGTCGCCGAGCAGGCCGACAGCTCCTCCGCCACCACGGAGGAGACCCCCGCGCAGGCCGAGAACTCCTGATCATGCTCGCCGCCGCACTCGAGCACCTCGTCAAGGGGATCGTCGATCGCCCTGACGAGGTCCGGGTCGTCGCGAAGAGCTCCGCTCGCGGCGAGGTCCTCGAGGTTCATGTGAACCCCGAGGACCTCGGCCGGGTCATCGGGCGGTCCGGTCGCACGGCGAAGGCGCTGCGCACGCTCGTGACGGCGATCGCCGACGGCAAGCGCGTGCGCGTCGACGTCGTCGACACCGACGAATAGCGGTGGCCCGCTCCCACGCGCCGCGACCCGGCAAGACCCAGCTCCGCGTCGGTCGCCTGCTCAAGGCCCACGGCCTCAAAGGCGCGATCAAACTCGAGCTCTACACCGACGACCCGGAACGGCGTTTCGTACCGGGCGCGGTCTTCTCGCTCCAGGTGCCGACGTCATCGAAGTGGCACGGCAAGACGCTCGAACTCATCGAACTGCGCTGGTACAACACCCACCCGGTGGCGTTCTTCGTCGGGGTCGACGACCGCTCCGAAGCGGAGACGCTCGTCAAGGCCATCCTCTGGGTCGATCAGTCGACCGCGGAGCTGCCCGACGAGCCCGACGCCTGGTACGACCATCAGCTCGTCGGACTGCGCGCCCTGCGTGACGGCCACCAGGTCGGCACGGTCGCGCGCGTCGACCACCTGCCCGCGCAGGATCTGCTGGCGATCACGACCGCCGACGGCGAGGTGCTCGTCCCCTTCGTCTCCGCCTTCGTCCCGACCGTCGACATCGCGGCAGGCACGATCGTGCTCACCCCGCCGCCCGGTCTCTTCGAGGAGCTCCCGGACGACGATCCTGAGCCCGCCGGCACGCCGACGGAGGCAACCGAATCGGACGCCGACGACGCGTCGGCGGAGCCGGAGCAGCAGCCCGGGAGTTGAGTCTCACCGCGGGTGCCGCCCGCGGTGAGTCCGATTAAACGCACCCGATACGGCGGCGCAACAGCGCGAACACCCGCCACTCGTACGTTCTCACGTGAGAACCCATCGAGGAGGCCGCGTGTCGTACGTCAAACCGGATCAGCTGATCGAGTCCGCCGTCGAAGTGGGGGCGGCGAAGGCCACGCTCACCGTGACCCAGCTGCTGTGCCGCAGCACGCTCGCCGGCGCGATCCTCGCATGCGCCACGACGGTCGCCTACACGGCGAGCGCACAGACCGGGCTGCCGCTCGTCGGCGCCCTCGTCTTCCCGGTCGGCTTCGTCATGATCGTGCTGCTCGGCCTCGAACTCGTCACCGGGAGCTTCGCGCTCATCCCCCTCGCCGTGCTCGAGCGCCGGGCCACCGCGCCGGCCGCGCTGCGCAACTTCGCCTGGGCGATCGCCGGCCACCTGCTCGGCGCCGCGATCTACCTGCTGCTCTACGCCGCGGTCATCACCCGCATGGGCACCGACCACTCCGACCCGATGATCACCGCGATCGTCGCCGCGGCGGAGTCGAAGACCCTCGGCTACGAAGCCCTCGGCGGTGCGGGCATCGCCCTCGTCGTCATCAAGGCCGTGCTGTGCAACTGGATGGTCTCGATCGGCGCGCTCATGGCGCTCACCTCGACATCGACGAGCGGCAAGATCCTCGCGATGTGGCTGCCGGTGACCACCTTCTTCTCCCTCGGATTCGAGCACGCCGTCGTGAACATGTTCGTCATCCCCGCCGGCATGCTGCTCGGTGCCGACGTCTCGCTCGGGCAGTGGTGGCTCTGGAACCAGGCGCCCGTGCTGCTCGGCAACCTCGTCGGCGCCCTGCTGCTCACCGCCGGGCTGCTCTACTTCTCCCACCGGCGCGCGCCGTCCCGCGCCGGTGCGGTCGTCGCCGTGCCGCGCACCGCGGACACCGTCGACGCCGCCTGAGCGCCGTCAGACGTCGAGGCGGTAGCCGCGCTTGACGACGGTGGCGACCACGCCGGGGGTCCCGAGCGACTGACGCAGTCGACTGAGGGCCATCTCCATGGCGTGGTCGTCGCCGTTGCCCGGCAGGGCGGCCGTGAGCCGGGCGCGGGGCACGACGCCGCCCTCCGCGGCGACGAGCTCCCGCAGCAGGGCGAGCGGGGCGGGCGCGAGGGCGACGCGGTGGTCGCCGAGGCTCGCGAGCTGACCCCGCAGTCGCAGCTCGCCGTGCCGGGTGGGCACTCGGTGCACCCGCGTGCGCTCGAGGTGCTCGCAGACGAGCCGGATCAACGCGCCCATGCGGTGGCGCTCCGGTTGGATCGGGTCGACACCGACCGCGATGAGCGGCGCCGCGGTCACCGGGCCGACGGCGGCGGCGAGCACGTCGTGCCGGAGCGCCGCGACGACCTCGCCGAGCGCACCGAGTGCCTCCGCCGCCTGGAAGAGGGCCTCGACCCCGGGCGCGCTCGTGAAGGTCACGGCGTCGAGCTGGCGGGCGCAGATCGCCTCGACGAGCCGCCCGACGCGCTCGTCGTCGCCGTCGGGGTTCTCCCACCGGTACGGGGCGACCACGAGCACCCGTTCGTGCACCGCGCGCAACCGGTCGAGCTGCTCCTCGTTGGTGTACCCGTGCAGCTGAACCGCGACGGTGAGCCCGGTGCCGTATTCGGCGAGGGTCTTGTCGACGAGGGAGCGGGTGGTCTCGACCTCGCTCATCCCCGCGTCGTCGAGACCCGCGGCGCGCACACCTCCGCGCGCCTTGGGTCCGCGCACGAGGATGCGGCCGGCGGCGAGTGCGCCGGTGAGGGCGTCGCCGAGGCCGGCGGCATCCGCGACCTCGAACCAGCGGCGGATGCCGTACCCGGTCGTCGCGAGCAGCAGATCCGGGGCGGCGTCGATGATCGCCCGCGTCTCGGCGATCACGCTCGCGTCGTCGCGCGCGTTGGCCATGCGGATCGTCGGGGCATGGAGCACCTGGGCGCCACGTCGTTCGAACGCGTCGATGAGGTCTTCGCTGCGGCGGTCGGAGGTGACGCCGATGCGGAATCCGGCGAGCTGATCGGGTCGGAAGCCGGGCACCGGCTCGGCCGCGGTCACCGGGTCATCCTCGTGCGGTCAGTTCGGCCGATCGCGCGAGCAGCTCCTCGATCGATGCGTCGCGGTCGTGGGCGAGACGCACCACCTCGCCGATCACCAGCACGGCGGGGGAGGACACACCGACGCGGAAGCACTCCTCCATGATGCCCCCGAGTGTCGACACGGTCGTGCGCTGCCGATCCGTCCAGCCGCGTTCGACCGCGGCGACAGGGGTGTCGGGGTCGCACCCGGCACGCCGCAGCCCCGCGGTGAGGGAGGGCAGGGTGCCGACGCCCATGAGCACGACGATCGTGCCGCCCAGTCCCGCGAGGTGCTCGAGCTCGTGCTCCTCGAGCGGGGCGTGACCCGAGACGACGGTGAACAGACGGCTCGTGCCGCGATGCGTGAGCGGGATGCCCGCGGCGGCCGGCACGGACACGGCGCTCGTGACCCCGGGCACGACGCGGACGGGGATGCCCGCGGCATGGCACGCGAGCACCTCCTCGCTCCCGCGGCCGAAGACGTAGGGGTCGCCGCCCTTGAGGCGCACGACGTGTGCACCGCGGCGGGCGTGCTCGACGATGAGCTGCTCGATGCCCGACTGCCCGATGGGATGGTGTCCGGGTCGCTTACCGACGTCGATGTGCTCCGCCTGCGGCGCGAGCTCGGGCAGCACCCGGTACGGCGCCAGACGGTCGTAGAGCACGACATCGGCCTCTCCGAGCGCCCGCACCGCCGCGAGCGTGAGCAGGTCCGGATCGCCGGGTCCGCCGCCGACGAGGGTCACCCGCCCGACCGCGGCGGTCACCGGGTCCTCCCCACCGGGATCGACCCGCCGGCGATCATGACGCGGCGTTCCTCGTCCGTCGCGGGCCGGCGTTGCCCGCGTTCGGTCACCCGCACGAGGTCGGGGTCGGGCTCGCCCGGCGCGTTCACGAAGGAGCGGAACCGGCGGAGACGTTCGGGATCGGCGAGGGTGGCCGCCCACTCGTCCTCGTAGGTGTCGACGTGCCGGGCCATCGCCGCCTCGAGTTCGGGGGCGAGACCGAGCGAATCGTCGACGACGACCTCGCGCACGTGGTCGACACCCCCGTCGAGGTCCTCCATCCACCGCGCCGTGCGCTGCAGACGGTCCGCGGTGCGGATGTAGTACATGAGGTAGCGGTCGATGTAGCGGATGAGGGTTTCGTCGTCCAGGTCGCTCGCGAGCAGTTGCGCGTGCGTCGGCTGGAAGCCGCCGTTGCCGCCGACGTAGAGGTTCCAGCCGGTCTCGGTCGCGATCACCCCGACGTCCTTGCCGCGCGCCTCCGCGCACTCGCGCGCGCATCCGGAGACCCCGAACTTGAACTTGTGCGGTGCCCGCAGCCCCCGGTACCGCAGTTCGAGCCGCACCGCCATGCCGACCGAGTCCTGCACGCCGAAGCGGCACCACGTCGATCCGACGCAGCTCT carries:
- a CDS encoding DMT family transporter translates to MAEPSSRPGLSPAVLVAIVVTVLSWASSFVVIRGVGEHFGGGSLALGRLVVGAVLLGVVVLIGRRWVAPTVREWLLIAGFGAFWFAVYNFALNTAEQTIDAGTTSMIVNIGPILIAVGAGVILREGFPRWLGIGAAIAFVGVVLIGIATSSGFGDGIGLIWALVAAVTYAAGVLLQKPAIARLPAAQVTFLGAAIGAVLCLPFSGELVADLADAPPGAVWGMVYLGVVPTALAFSTWAYALGRMPAGQLGVTTYIVPPLVIVMGLLFFGEIPALLAIVGGVVCLVGVSVSRRRSVPRERDDVAVPARAENLPE
- a CDS encoding RNA-binding protein, which translates into the protein MLAAALEHLVKGIVDRPDEVRVVAKSSARGEVLEVHVNPEDLGRVIGRSGRTAKALRTLVTAIADGKRVRVDVVDTDE
- a CDS encoding LLM class F420-dependent oxidoreductase, with protein sequence MTENRPVRIGVQVQPQHAEYPAIRDTVRTLEDLGVDILFNWDHFFPLSGDPEGLHYESWTMLAAWAEQTERVEFGALVNCNSYRNADLQADMARTIDHISGGRFIFGTGSGWFERDYDEYGYEFGTPGTRLNALADAMPRIEERWAKLNPAPLRDIPVLIGGAGEKKTLRIVAQHADIWHSFGDPETLQRKTEVLRGHADAVGRDLAEIEFSNELGGRDEQTADRLHELGVTLFTIGISGPDYPLDDVKRWLAWRDAKNA
- a CDS encoding formate/nitrite transporter family protein — translated: MSYVKPDQLIESAVEVGAAKATLTVTQLLCRSTLAGAILACATTVAYTASAQTGLPLVGALVFPVGFVMIVLLGLELVTGSFALIPLAVLERRATAPAALRNFAWAIAGHLLGAAIYLLLYAAVITRMGTDHSDPMITAIVAAAESKTLGYEALGGAGIALVVIKAVLCNWMVSIGALMALTSTSTSGKILAMWLPVTTFFSLGFEHAVVNMFVIPAGMLLGADVSLGQWWLWNQAPVLLGNLVGALLLTAGLLYFSHRRAPSRAGAVVAVPRTADTVDAA
- the rimM gene encoding ribosome maturation factor RimM (Essential for efficient processing of 16S rRNA), whose protein sequence is MARSHAPRPGKTQLRVGRLLKAHGLKGAIKLELYTDDPERRFVPGAVFSLQVPTSSKWHGKTLELIELRWYNTHPVAFFVGVDDRSEAETLVKAILWVDQSTAELPDEPDAWYDHQLVGLRALRDGHQVGTVARVDHLPAQDLLAITTADGEVLVPFVSAFVPTVDIAAGTIVLTPPPGLFEELPDDDPEPAGTPTEATESDADDASAEPEQQPGS
- the rpsP gene encoding 30S ribosomal protein S16, which gives rise to MAVKIRLKRLGKIRAPYYRVVVADSRTKRDGRVIEEIGKYHPTEDPSIIEIDSERAQYWLSVGAQPTEQVTALLKLTGDWGTFKGEKGAKNTVRVAEGKTAFVADEKKTPVLKPKSAPADAEASAATGDDVAAAEATADAEVDTEVAEQADSSSATTEETPAQAENS
- a CDS encoding uroporphyrinogen-III synthase; the encoded protein is MTAAEPVPGFRPDQLAGFRIGVTSDRRSEDLIDAFERRGAQVLHAPTIRMANARDDASVIAETRAIIDAAPDLLLATTGYGIRRWFEVADAAGLGDALTGALAAGRILVRGPKARGGVRAAGLDDAGMSEVETTRSLVDKTLAEYGTGLTVAVQLHGYTNEEQLDRLRAVHERVLVVAPYRWENPDGDDERVGRLVEAICARQLDAVTFTSAPGVEALFQAAEALGALGEVVAALRHDVLAAAVGPVTAAPLIAVGVDPIQPERHRMGALIRLVCEHLERTRVHRVPTRHGELRLRGQLASLGDHRVALAPAPLALLRELVAAEGGVVPRARLTAALPGNGDDHAMEMALSRLRQSLGTPGVVATVVKRGYRLDV
- a CDS encoding META domain-containing protein encodes the protein MKRLLPSAALVLALAGCAASPGGADDSTEPGAVAPSGAAAIDLVGMWQVAGVDAATWLRIDETEFLLGAECGVIAGSWRAAHGLLVLGNWGSFGEGCGTEPVGWLERVAGFDSRDDGTRVLTDAAGAEVATLTPSEAPEPPADIDPSLVAVPQVTDAMREALAAPAPLAEDRTPGPGAPARWVAADTAGAAFVEFADDGSWTGSDGCNGNGGRWVADDTGTLLATSGPSTLMACDGAPVPTWMATATTAWLDGDDLVLLDRHGDELGRLTRA
- a CDS encoding LacI family DNA-binding transcriptional regulator gives rise to the protein MNSARPRRPTIRDVAEAAGVSRGTVSRVLQGGHWVSPEASRAVNAAIKKTGYRVNPHARSLATKRTNSVGFLLTERLELLFEDPNFAELMGGVARALAEIDVSLVVLMAGTAAEQRRASDYIQQGHVDGVLLVSWHNSGMDLVGQLHTAGVPLISCGVPLGYERKIGWVAADDREGGRIATAHLVALGRRRIATITGPQDTAGARQRLEGYREELGDTVDEALIERGDYSEASGARAMRALLDRAPDLDAVFAANDRMAAGALTELRAAGRRVPEHVAVVGFDDAPVARRTDPELTTLRQPFDRITSEMVRLLMQVIDGAPPATITLPTELVVRGSA
- a CDS encoding glutamate--cysteine ligase, translated to MRLEFAASERSTIGIEWELACVDRGTRALAPAGPAILDRIAGDPGTYPQATSEFLTNTVEIVSGAHHRVGDAMGDLHELLAAARAAADPLGVDLISAGTHPFARMQDQQVTPGSERYRILADRMRWWADHLLIWGLHVHVGVEDAERAVHITNGLIRYFPHLQALSASSPFFIGEDTGYASNRAMIFQQASTAGLPPHLGAWANFEQYVEDVTKVGIIAEPSELRWDVRPSPKWGTVEVRICDAPSSAREVAALAALIQCTVERLGEKLDAGEEPVVLPPWFSRENKWRAARYGLDCEAIVDPDGTERPLVDDVLALVDEVEPIARRLGCDAELRDIEAILDAGSGYQRQLSTAARHDGELVPVVDALVAELRDGAF